The proteins below are encoded in one region of Dioscorea cayenensis subsp. rotundata cultivar TDr96_F1 chromosome 18, TDr96_F1_v2_PseudoChromosome.rev07_lg8_w22 25.fasta, whole genome shotgun sequence:
- the LOC120281773 gene encoding MADS-box protein SVP-like: MAREKIKIRKIDNATARQVTFSKRRRGLFKKAEELSILCDAEVALIVFSATGKLFEFCSSSMKDVIEKHRIRSNEGTSSDQPALDFQLENSDFARLSKQAEESNHQLRQLKGEELQGLTIEELHKLEKSLETGLSRVLERKGAQIMEQIDLLRRKGVQLMEENIQLQQRVIEISKAGKQTIVDTENPVFEDGQSSESVTTAVQSGGPQDYDDSSDTSLKLGLSCSGWK, encoded by the exons ATGGCAAGGGAGAAGATAAAAATAAGGAAGATTGACAACGCCACTGCAAGGCAAGTAACCTTctcaaagagaagaagagggtTGTTCAAGAAGGCGGAGGAGCTTTCTATCCTTTGTGATGCTGAGGTTGCTCTCATCGTCTTCTCGGCCACTGGCAAACTCTTTGAGTTCTGCAGTTcaag CATGAAAGATGTCATCGAAAAACATCGTATTCGTTCAAATGAGGGAACAAGTTCAGATCAACCTGCTCTTGACTTTCAG TTAGAGAATAGTGACTTTGCAAGATTGAGCAAACAAGCTgaagaatcaaatcatcaaCTCAG ACAATTGAAAGGAGAAGAGCTTCAAGGCTTAACAATTGAAGAACTACATAAATTGGAAAAAAGTTTGGAAACAGGACTTAGTCGTGTGCTTGAACGAAAA GGTGCTCAGATCATGGAACAAATTGATCTCCTTCGAAGAAAG GGAGTGCAGTTGATGGAGGAAAATATACAGTTACAACAACGTGTGATTGAAATTTCGAAGGCCGGGAAGCAGACAATTGTTGATACAGAAAATCCCGTCTTTGAAGACGGGCAATCCTCTGAATCTGTCACTACTGCTGTACAGTCTGGAGGGCCTCAAGATTACGATGATAGCTCCGATACATCCCTCAAGTTAGG